In one Bradyrhizobium cosmicum genomic region, the following are encoded:
- a CDS encoding ABC transporter ATP-binding protein: MLACDELAVAHGDIVALQGVTLRVDAGETVALIGANGAGKTTLLHTISGLNRVSSGDIRFEGAPIGGWSTDRRVAKGISQAPEGRRIFPGLSVEENLTLATVSWRRWGQSIMADLDRVFELFPRLKERRKQLGWSLSGGEQQMLAIGRALMARPKLLLLDEPSLGLAPRLAEEVYERVRVISKTGLTILVVEQNTVLALSVADRAYVLETGRIVLDGPASELKHNARVREAYLGR; encoded by the coding sequence ATGCTGGCGTGTGACGAGCTCGCGGTCGCGCATGGCGACATCGTTGCGCTGCAGGGCGTGACGTTGAGGGTCGATGCCGGCGAAACGGTCGCGCTGATAGGCGCCAACGGTGCCGGCAAGACCACGCTGCTGCATACGATCTCCGGCCTCAACCGGGTGTCGTCAGGCGACATCAGGTTCGAAGGCGCACCTATCGGCGGCTGGTCCACGGATCGCAGGGTGGCGAAGGGGATTTCGCAGGCTCCGGAGGGACGACGGATCTTTCCAGGTCTGTCGGTGGAGGAGAACCTGACGCTTGCCACCGTGAGTTGGCGTCGCTGGGGGCAATCCATCATGGCCGATCTCGATCGCGTGTTCGAGCTGTTTCCCAGGCTGAAGGAGCGGCGCAAGCAGCTCGGCTGGTCGCTGTCCGGCGGAGAGCAGCAGATGCTGGCCATCGGGCGGGCGTTGATGGCGCGGCCGAAGCTGCTGCTGCTCGACGAGCCCTCGCTCGGCCTGGCGCCACGGCTCGCCGAGGAAGTCTACGAGCGTGTCAGGGTGATCAGCAAGACCGGTCTGACGATTCTCGTCGTCGAGCAGAACACCGTGCTGGCGCTGTCGGTGGCCGATCGCGCCTACGTGCTGGAGACCGGCCGCATCGTGCTCGACGGGCCGGCGAGCGAACTCAAACACAATGCGCGCGTGCGCGAAGCTTATCTGGGCCGCTAG
- a CDS encoding ABC transporter ATP-binding protein encodes MNVLEARSIHKRYGGLAALDDVDLTVAKGQFVAVIGPNGAGKSTLLNVLTGLVLPDEGQVVLDGQTITRMATNRRIRAGLGRTFQHGRVFARLNVLENVMTGAAIRRGLNEAGLRDAAMEIIEQMGLADVAFDAIDSLSYGRRRMVELARALACRPHVLLLDEPAAGLNSGEVDQLIERLTALRATHGLAIVLIEHNMGMVMRLAERIFVLNFGCRIAEGTPAEIQADPAVLSAYLGEGYVHAGV; translated from the coding sequence ATGAACGTGTTGGAGGCGCGCAGTATTCACAAACGCTATGGCGGTCTCGCTGCGCTGGACGATGTCGATCTGACCGTTGCGAAAGGGCAGTTCGTCGCGGTGATCGGACCGAACGGTGCCGGCAAATCGACACTGCTGAACGTGCTGACCGGCCTGGTCTTGCCGGACGAGGGCCAGGTCGTTCTCGACGGCCAAACCATCACGCGCATGGCCACCAACAGGCGCATCCGCGCCGGGCTCGGTCGCACGTTCCAGCACGGGCGTGTCTTTGCGCGGCTGAACGTCCTGGAAAACGTCATGACCGGCGCGGCGATCCGCCGCGGCCTGAACGAGGCCGGTCTTCGCGACGCTGCGATGGAAATCATCGAGCAGATGGGACTCGCCGACGTGGCCTTCGACGCGATCGATTCGCTCTCCTATGGCCGTCGCCGCATGGTGGAGCTTGCCCGTGCGCTGGCTTGCCGGCCGCATGTCCTGCTGCTGGACGAGCCGGCCGCGGGCCTGAATTCCGGTGAGGTCGACCAGCTGATCGAGCGGTTGACGGCACTGCGCGCTACCCACGGGCTCGCCATCGTGCTGATCGAGCACAATATGGGCATGGTCATGCGGCTTGCCGAGCGCATCTTCGTCCTCAATTTCGGCTGCAGGATTGCCGAGGGAACGCCGGCCGAGATCCAGGCGGACCCCGCCGTGCTGTCGGCCTATCTGGGCGAAGGATATGTCCATGCTGGCGTGTGA
- a CDS encoding aspartate aminotransferase family protein — MYPESHPQSRELYARALNSLPGGNTRTTVFMKPFPIYAARGSGCRIWDVDGNEYIDCINNFTSLIHGHAHPTLIEAATKQLALGSAFGMPTESEVDLAELLVGRLPSVEQVRFANSGTEAVMMALKAARAYTGRPKIAKCEGAYHGSYDYAEVSLDPTPSAWGGNAPVSVAYAKGTPQNVLADVVTIPFNDLEAAVSLIREHGPELACVLVDPMPNRAGLVPADRAYLEALREVTREVGALLIFDEVITFRLGYHGAQGLWGIDPDLTTLGKIIGGGFPVGAIAGGKQFMSVFDPSPGKPALPHGGTFSANPVTMRAGLAAMELLDKAAFARLDTIGQAVRDGIDAAFRKTGVPGGTVGLGSLLKIHFTDRRIRDYRSAYLTEAEAKRQAVFNAGLLNRGIFAANYGLMALSLPMADADIDAIVAAAGASLQEVAALG; from the coding sequence ATGTATCCCGAATCTCATCCGCAATCGCGCGAACTTTACGCGCGCGCATTGAACAGCCTGCCGGGTGGAAACACCCGTACGACAGTATTCATGAAACCGTTCCCGATCTACGCGGCGCGTGGCTCGGGTTGCCGCATATGGGACGTCGACGGAAACGAGTACATCGACTGCATCAACAACTTCACCTCGCTGATCCATGGTCACGCGCATCCTACCTTGATCGAGGCGGCCACCAAGCAGCTCGCGCTCGGGTCCGCGTTCGGCATGCCGACGGAATCCGAGGTTGATCTCGCCGAGCTCCTCGTGGGCCGGCTGCCGTCGGTCGAGCAGGTTCGCTTCGCCAATTCCGGTACCGAAGCCGTGATGATGGCGCTGAAGGCTGCGCGTGCCTATACCGGCCGTCCGAAGATCGCGAAATGCGAGGGCGCCTATCACGGCTCCTACGACTATGCCGAGGTCAGTCTCGATCCGACGCCGTCGGCGTGGGGCGGCAACGCACCGGTCTCGGTCGCCTATGCCAAGGGGACGCCGCAGAACGTGCTTGCCGATGTCGTGACCATTCCCTTCAACGATCTCGAAGCGGCGGTGAGCCTGATCCGCGAACATGGTCCGGAGCTCGCATGCGTTCTCGTCGATCCGATGCCGAACCGGGCTGGCCTGGTGCCGGCCGACAGGGCCTACCTGGAGGCGTTGCGTGAGGTGACCCGCGAGGTCGGTGCGCTGCTCATCTTCGATGAAGTCATCACGTTTCGGCTCGGCTATCATGGCGCGCAAGGCCTGTGGGGCATCGATCCGGATCTCACCACGCTCGGCAAGATCATCGGCGGCGGCTTCCCGGTCGGCGCAATCGCCGGTGGCAAACAATTCATGTCGGTGTTCGATCCATCACCGGGCAAGCCGGCATTGCCGCATGGCGGCACGTTCTCGGCCAACCCGGTCACCATGCGCGCGGGACTGGCGGCCATGGAACTGCTCGATAAGGCAGCCTTCGCGCGTCTCGACACGATCGGCCAGGCGGTGCGCGACGGAATAGATGCGGCGTTTCGCAAGACCGGCGTTCCCGGCGGCACGGTAGGCCTCGGCTCGCTGTTGAAGATCCATTTCACCGATCGCCGGATCCGTGATTATCGCTCGGCCTATTTGACCGAGGCCGAAGCGAAGCGGCAGGCCGTGTTCAACGCCGGCCTGCTCAATCGCGGAATCTTCGCGGCCAATTACGGCCTGATGGCGCTGTCGCTGCCGATGGCCGATGCGGATATCGACGCCATCGTCGCCGCGGCAGGCGCATCGTTGCAAGAGGTCGCCGCGCTCGGCTGA
- a CDS encoding branched-chain amino acid ABC transporter permease — MRAPLAIAAAILVLGGLIASVLPEYYLRLFNLSAISAVAVIGLNFAFGYAGLISLGHAAFVGMGAYGLAILTTAWGWSPWLAMPAAIATTAALAALIGYPLLRLRGHYLALATLGLNVSFYIVTSNWIGLTGGTNGIARIPELAIGSLALSGEHRFLCVALVTLAVVAALAAMLHASRHGREMMAVRDDEIASEMIGIDVTRVKITAFVLSAICAAVAGCLFALHVRFVAPEDFTYAHSITYLAMLIVGGEGTIVGAILGAILLTFLPEWLRFLGTAYLLFFGLLMLCILVFLPTGLVGLGRRMRPRSRKTAPSTSVGVPEMTS, encoded by the coding sequence ATGCGCGCTCCATTGGCGATCGCTGCAGCGATCCTCGTGCTTGGCGGCCTCATCGCCAGCGTTCTGCCGGAATATTACCTCCGGCTGTTCAATCTCTCGGCGATCTCGGCGGTCGCCGTCATCGGCCTGAATTTCGCGTTCGGTTATGCCGGTCTGATCTCGCTGGGCCACGCAGCGTTTGTCGGCATGGGTGCGTATGGGCTGGCGATCCTGACCACAGCCTGGGGCTGGTCGCCGTGGCTGGCAATGCCGGCCGCGATCGCGACAACCGCGGCGCTCGCGGCCCTGATCGGCTATCCTCTGCTGCGCCTGCGTGGCCACTACCTCGCGCTGGCCACGCTGGGTCTCAACGTCTCGTTCTATATCGTGACGTCGAACTGGATCGGGCTGACGGGCGGCACCAACGGCATCGCGCGAATTCCGGAACTGGCCATCGGCTCGCTGGCGCTTTCCGGCGAACACCGGTTCCTGTGCGTCGCACTCGTGACGCTTGCGGTGGTCGCCGCGCTCGCGGCGATGCTGCACGCGTCGCGCCATGGCCGCGAGATGATGGCGGTGCGCGACGACGAGATCGCGTCCGAAATGATCGGGATCGACGTCACGCGCGTGAAGATCACGGCCTTCGTGCTGTCGGCGATCTGCGCCGCCGTCGCAGGCTGCCTGTTCGCCCTGCATGTACGCTTCGTGGCGCCGGAGGACTTCACCTATGCGCATTCCATCACGTATCTCGCGATGCTGATCGTCGGTGGGGAGGGCACCATCGTGGGAGCGATCCTCGGCGCGATCCTGCTCACCTTCCTGCCCGAGTGGCTGCGCTTCCTCGGCACCGCTTACCTTCTCTTCTTCGGCCTGCTGATGCTCTGCATCCTGGTGTTCCTGCCGACCGGCCTGGTCGGTCTCGGCCGGCGCATGCGTCCCCGCTCACGCAAGACGGCACCATCAACATCGGTTGGCGTACCGGAGATGACGTCATGA
- a CDS encoding branched-chain amino acid ABC transporter permease → MADFIQLLVNGLAIGSVYALAAIGFVIVYSATGVVNFAAGQFVMFGTFAGVVTLINAQLPWSVAYGAALAIMALFGALFFITVYLPLRRGSIVTIIIGTVAVGIIMQNAALLSFGSWPFRLPSPLEDRVVNLGGAIISTHALGVVGVTTLMVAGLWVLFNRTSVGIGMRAVAQDLQAAKLMGLKVNRLLALSWVLAAVLAGVAGLMLGPMWFADVNMGDPIALKAFAATIIGGFGSLPGAIVGGLFVGLSEVLGASYVSSAYKDLISFGIMILFLLVRPQGVFGEKIQDRG, encoded by the coding sequence ATGGCGGATTTCATTCAGCTTCTGGTCAACGGACTGGCGATCGGAAGCGTTTATGCGCTGGCGGCGATCGGCTTCGTCATCGTCTACTCCGCAACCGGCGTCGTGAATTTCGCGGCCGGCCAGTTCGTGATGTTCGGAACCTTTGCCGGTGTCGTGACGCTGATCAATGCCCAATTGCCATGGTCCGTCGCCTATGGCGCTGCGCTTGCGATCATGGCGCTGTTCGGAGCATTGTTCTTCATCACCGTCTATCTGCCGCTGCGGCGCGGGTCGATCGTTACGATCATCATTGGCACCGTCGCCGTCGGCATCATCATGCAGAATGCGGCGCTGCTGTCGTTCGGATCGTGGCCGTTCCGCCTGCCGTCTCCCCTGGAGGACCGGGTGGTCAATCTGGGTGGCGCCATCATCTCGACCCATGCTTTGGGCGTGGTCGGCGTCACCACCCTCATGGTTGCGGGACTCTGGGTGCTGTTCAATCGCACCTCCGTCGGCATCGGCATGCGGGCCGTGGCGCAGGACCTTCAGGCCGCCAAGCTGATGGGTCTCAAGGTCAACCGGCTGCTGGCCCTGTCGTGGGTGCTTGCCGCCGTTCTCGCCGGTGTCGCCGGCCTCATGCTCGGGCCGATGTGGTTCGCGGACGTCAATATGGGTGACCCGATCGCCCTGAAGGCCTTTGCGGCGACCATCATCGGAGGCTTCGGCAGCCTGCCGGGTGCGATCGTCGGCGGGCTGTTCGTTGGTCTCAGCGAGGTGCTCGGTGCGTCCTATGTGTCATCCGCCTACAAGGATCTGATCTCGTTCGGCATCATGATCCTCTTCCTGCTCGTGCGTCCGCAGGGCGTGTTCGGCGAAAAGATCCAGGATCGGGGTTGA
- a CDS encoding IclR family transcriptional regulator: MLEVVAAFSGTITLADVSAMLDLPKTTAHRLLKGLVRAGMASEGEAGRTYHVGERLTRLLHAGADDGWYASLAGPHLLSLTEASTETCYLARLVGKRVVVAVSHSPDVRWRGYVQPGIEMPVNAAATGKAIMAFQSKALIDAALSEDLPKPTVHSHTSRKWIEQEYAKVRKLGYATCIGEIDEGLAAIAVPVRLPDGAVLHSVGMTGPLERIMNKQLPTRIAALNATAATLAKALSLGTSMRARNLP, translated from the coding sequence GTGCTGGAGGTCGTCGCTGCATTTTCCGGCACGATCACGCTGGCGGACGTTTCGGCCATGCTCGATCTGCCGAAAACCACCGCACACCGATTGCTGAAGGGATTGGTCCGTGCCGGCATGGCGTCGGAGGGAGAGGCAGGACGGACCTACCATGTGGGCGAACGCCTCACCCGCCTGCTTCACGCCGGCGCGGACGACGGATGGTATGCATCACTCGCCGGACCACATTTGCTGTCCCTGACCGAAGCCAGCACGGAGACGTGCTACCTCGCGCGACTGGTCGGAAAGCGCGTAGTGGTCGCCGTTTCGCATTCGCCCGACGTGCGTTGGCGCGGCTATGTGCAGCCCGGCATCGAGATGCCGGTCAATGCCGCGGCGACGGGCAAGGCCATCATGGCCTTCCAGAGCAAGGCATTGATAGACGCGGCCCTGTCCGAGGATTTGCCCAAGCCGACAGTCCATTCGCATACCAGCCGAAAATGGATCGAGCAGGAATATGCCAAGGTTCGCAAGCTCGGCTACGCGACTTGCATCGGCGAGATCGACGAGGGTCTCGCCGCCATCGCCGTGCCGGTGAGATTGCCGGACGGCGCCGTGCTGCATTCGGTCGGCATGACCGGACCGCTGGAGCGAATTATGAACAAGCAGTTGCCCACGCGAATTGCGGCGCTGAATGCCACCGCGGCGACCTTGGCAAAGGCTTTGTCACTCGGCACGAGCATGCGAGCTCGAAACCTGCCCTGA
- a CDS encoding ABC transporter substrate-binding protein, with protein sequence MGFTRKDFLGSMIAATMLSLTGAAHGQQAEPVLIGATVPMTGPLSLTGKQYQNSLTMAEEDINKAGGINGRPIKIVFEDTQASNGTAVNAFVKLAQETKPSFFFLSSYSTQNLAVAPELKKVQVPAMYAGGADAVADGGNEWMFRIRPADSVSAEGMVKAAVDVIKAKKPGILYIQNDFGQGGAQTAAKRLEAAGIPVVGMEAYGQNDKDFSAQLLSLRSKGADTILIFNYPQDGALVLRQAKVLGFKMPLVTSSAALVPAALQLLSPADLEGVWGVTDAFMDASVGGRMKDYVERFKAKFGIDPDPYGLAYYDGAFLMAEGMRKVGTDAKALREWLAAVNGWQGIGHVYSYDAKGNGVRDLAVVKAKAGTKTLELVQPVTLN encoded by the coding sequence GTGGGGTTCACGCGGAAGGACTTTCTAGGTTCGATGATTGCGGCGACGATGCTGTCGCTTACCGGGGCTGCGCATGGGCAACAGGCGGAGCCTGTCCTGATCGGCGCGACCGTTCCGATGACGGGGCCGCTGTCGCTGACCGGCAAGCAGTACCAGAACTCACTGACGATGGCCGAAGAGGACATCAACAAGGCCGGCGGCATCAACGGCCGCCCGATCAAGATCGTGTTCGAGGATACCCAGGCGTCGAACGGCACCGCCGTGAACGCCTTCGTCAAGCTGGCTCAGGAAACCAAGCCGTCGTTCTTCTTTCTGTCGAGCTATTCGACGCAGAATCTCGCGGTTGCGCCGGAGCTCAAGAAGGTGCAGGTGCCCGCCATGTATGCCGGCGGCGCCGATGCCGTGGCCGATGGCGGCAATGAATGGATGTTCCGGATCCGGCCGGCCGACAGCGTGTCCGCAGAGGGCATGGTCAAGGCTGCGGTCGACGTCATCAAGGCGAAGAAGCCGGGCATTCTCTACATCCAGAACGATTTCGGCCAGGGAGGGGCCCAGACCGCCGCCAAGCGCCTCGAAGCCGCAGGTATTCCGGTCGTCGGCATGGAAGCCTATGGCCAGAACGACAAGGACTTCTCGGCGCAGTTGCTCAGCCTCCGCAGCAAGGGCGCCGATACGATCCTGATCTTCAACTATCCGCAGGACGGCGCACTGGTGCTGCGCCAGGCCAAGGTGCTGGGCTTCAAGATGCCGCTGGTTACGTCATCGGCGGCGCTGGTGCCGGCCGCCCTGCAGTTGCTGTCGCCCGCCGATCTCGAAGGCGTTTGGGGCGTCACGGATGCGTTCATGGACGCGAGCGTCGGCGGCCGGATGAAGGATTACGTCGAGCGTTTCAAGGCGAAGTTCGGCATTGATCCCGATCCGTATGGCCTTGCCTACTACGACGGTGCGTTCCTGATGGCGGAAGGCATGCGCAAGGTCGGTACGGACGCCAAGGCGTTGCGGGAATGGCTGGCGGCGGTCAATGGCTGGCAGGGTATCGGTCACGTCTACTCCTACGATGCCAAGGGCAATGGCGTGCGCGATCTTGCTGTCGTGAAGGCGAAGGCCGGCACCAAGACGCTCGAGTTGGTGCAGCCGGTCACTCTCAACTGA